TTGCGTAGCAGCCGCTCTCAATTCAGTAAAAAAGGGGGTTAATTACCTCCTTTTTTATTGAACGCTGCTTTTAAACTCTTGAATCGAACTAAACAATTCAGTGCGATTCGACACTGTCAGTGAACTCCTGAAACGCCTTTTTCAAACGCTCAACAGGCGTTTCTGATGGAGGACATTCCTGATTAGTGGAACGGGTATAGGCCTGCAGAATGCGTGCTTCAGGTTCCAGCAATGCCGCGACTGCTGCCTTGAGCATCACAACATTGCGCTGAGGCGTTAATCCGGCCAGATAGGAATGCAGGGACCACGGTCCTGAATCATCCTGCTTTTCCAGCCTCAGAGGCCTGATCAATTGATAAGCCCGATCGCCGTCGGAGTCGGTGGTCTGCCTGAGACGCGCTACCAGCATCACACCGCTGGTGAGCAGCACCAGTCGAATCGATCCCTCGCTCAACAAAGGCAGAAAAGGAACTGAATCATCCACCTGAGCCAGAGAGGAGCCGGCGGATGGATGGCTCAGCTTCACTCCGTTGACCACAGGACCAGGCATCGCGACCCTCGAGAACGCTCAGATCGTAAAGCTGCTCGCCGAGAAGAGTGAGGCCTGCTTCTGCGCTACAGAGTCAAAAAGCTTTCATGGGCCTGCATTCTGTGAAATCTTGAGCGGAACTGGGCCTTCGACTCCGTAGGCTGAGTGGCTGTTTCAACGTGCCCATGGCTCTCGAGCAACTGCGTATCGCCTCCCGCCGCAGCCAGCTGGCCATGGTGCAGACCAACTGGGTGAAAGCGGAACTGGAAAAAGCCCACCCAGGGCTTGCGATCTCGGTGGAGGCCATGGCCACGAAGGGCGACAAAATTCTGGACGTCGCTCTGGCAAAAATCGGCGATAAGGGCCTATTCACAAAG
Above is a window of Synechococcus sp. BIOS-U3-1 DNA encoding:
- a CDS encoding DUF6561 domain-containing protein, with product MPGPVVNGVKLSHPSAGSSLAQVDDSVPFLPLLSEGSIRLVLLTSGVMLVARLRQTTDSDGDRAYQLIRPLRLEKQDDSGPWSLHSYLAGLTPQRNVVMLKAAVAALLEPEARILQAYTRSTNQECPPSETPVERLKKAFQEFTDSVESH